The Plasmodium gaboni strain SY75 chromosome 9, whole genome shotgun sequence DNA segment atatatatatatatatttatttatttatttatgtgtgtattattttcattttcttaTTAGTTGAGGATGCTATTAGCTGGATAGAACTTCTAGATGAAAACGAAAACATGTCCGATGAAGAATTAAAAGATGTTAACACAAaggaagaagaaaaaacaGACAACTTGAAaaataaggaaaaaataaaattagaaaatgatatggatgaaaataatattataagtaGTGAAAAAACCAGTAAGTTAAGCCCTGAGGAAGCTCAGAAGAAAGCTTTAGAATTACAAAAGAAAATTCGagaaaagaaattattaaaagaaaaagaagaagaattagaaaaagagaaaaaaagaattgCTATGGCTAAAGAAATgcaaaaaagaaaagaacaattagaagaatatgaaagaaaaaaatatattgaatcattagaaagagaaaaaaatgaacataaaaaagaaaaagaaaaacaattagaattattaaaaagagAATATGAAGCTAAATTTGGTattgaatataaaataggtaatgaaaaaaaaaaattacaagATCTAAcagaaaatgaaaaaagaGATGAAATTgctattttatttaataatttaaaaaaaaattataaagataCCAAAAAACAAGAATTACTTGCATCCTTAAATATTCTAAGAACCTATTTCTCGAACATTTATGATAATATCttggaaaaaaaatatcaaaaaattaaaaaagaaaacaaaatatttgttGAAAAAATCAAGGTTTTTGAAGAAATGCTACACATCTTTTTATTAGTTGGATTTGAAGATACGGgtaaaaaaggaaaataaaaaaatatagaaacattttaaaattatgtaaaaataaatgtgtatacaaatatatattaaagattgaatatatatatatatatatatatatatatacatacatacatactTACACTTTGTGGttggtttttttttttttttttttttttaggCGATTTTTATgtcataaaaaattatccAAATACTTATCTTCTTTCGTCGGCTATAAAATATATCGATTTAATTAAGAAAACGTTAAgttaatataaaaaagggAATCTAAAACAACGGGtgtacaaaaaaaaaaatatatataaaattaaaatattaaaaaatgtaaaatatataatatttgataaaaaaaaaaaaaaaaaaaacatgCAAAAGGTATATccttttaatttattattattattattattattattgttattttttttttatgtatttatatttgtgCTTCCTTATTTTTATGCCCCTTCATATTCCAATGAAATGTCGTATTTAACGGCGTATAAACCCAAGACACTAATAAAACACGCGTgataaaatgaaaaaaataaatactttcactttgaaaaaaaaaatatattttggaatataatttaaaataaatatataataattcttttttattcttataatcAAAAGAATTATATGCTTCTGACAAACAATGATTCATGTCTTTTTTAAATTGAATAACTTTTTTATACGTCAAATATTTCAAATTCCTGATATCTGTTATATTATTCCtctaaaaaaaatatatatatgtatatttatatatatgtatatttatatatatgtatatttatatatatgtgtataattttgtttatattttttttttttcttacGATAAACAGGCAATTTAATTTCCTctttatatgtaaaaatttgtaattatttaaaaaaaaaattgctctttttaaataataaaaagaagCATACTTTCTACTAAGCAGTTTATCTTCATAATTATCTTTACctacaaaaaaaaaaaaaaaaaaggtggagatattaacatataaataaatctatacatatatatatatatatacatatatatttttttttttcttcttaccactattgtattttataagcttataaatattttcttgtAAAGAATTATTTCTGTCTAGTATTTGTTTACaatgatttattattttttcgTTATTTAGAAACCTAGagtatttattttgaagtttttttaaaacataCTGTATCCAAGTTACACATATAAtgagaataaaaaatgtgtAAATGAATGTATAGGTATCTGTATTAATTAGGTATAAGATATTCATTAGTAaatacttttttatttttttaataaaaaaaaaagtaaataaataaagaataaaacaaattatttatGACATTCAACTAATgacaaaattatatatatataaatatatatatatataatatatatacccACAAGGATATgcatacatatatataaatatatatatatgttttaatatatataattatcatataagCATATctttaaaacaaaatataacaaaacAATAAAAGAACAATAATCATACATACTATAATTTCCATATCATTtttaagatatatatatatatatatatatattaaaattaacaaaaaaataaattaaaaaaaaaaaaaaaaaaaaaagggaTTAAAcaatttgaaaaaataataaaaaaaaaatccaacacattttatatcattatgaata contains these protein-coding regions:
- a CDS encoding hypothetical protein (conserved Plasmodium protein, unknown function), producing the protein MDDENKLVEQLVEMGYSKLISQKVIQKSGAKTIEDAISWIELLDENENMSDEELKDVNTKEEEKTDNLKNKEKIKLENDMDENNIISSEKTSKLSPEEAQKKALELQKKIREKKLLKEKEEELEKEKKRIAMAKEMQKRKEQLEEYERKKYIESLEREKNEHKKEKEKQLELLKREYEAKFGIEYKIGNEKKKLQDLTENEKRDEIAILFNNLKKNYKDTKKQELLASLNILRTYFSNIYDNILEKKYQKIKKENKIFVEKIKVFEEMLHIFLLVGFEDTGDFYVIKNYPNTYLLSSAIKYIDLIKKTLS
- a CDS encoding hypothetical protein (conserved Plasmodium protein, unknown function), producing MNILYLINTDTYTFIYTFFILIICVTWIQYVLKKLQNKYSRFLNNEKIINHCKQILDRNNSLQENIYKLIKYNSGKDNYEDKLLSRKYASFYYLKRAIFFLNNYKFLHIKRKLNCLFIRNNITDIRNLKYLTYKKVIQFKKDMNHCLSEAYNSFDYKNKKELLYIYFKLYSKIYFFFQSESIYFFHFITRVLLVSWVYTPLNTTFHWNMKGHKNKEAQI